GAAATCCGGCCTCGAAGGGCGGCTGCGCGCATCGGTCCACGATATCGAGGCGAAGGTCGATCAGCTCCACGAAGTGCCGCTCCTCGTGACGATGCTGATGATGCGTCGCCACGAGAAGGATTTCATGCTGCGCCGTGATCCCAAATATGGCGATGAGATGAAGAAGCGCGCGTCCGAATTCCTCGCCGGCGTCGACGCGGCCGCCGTTCCCGACGGCGCGAAGGCCGAGCTGCGTGCGAAGCTCGCTGACTACCAGCGCGATTTTTCGGCCTGGATGGACACGGCTCTGGCGCTCGCTGTCGAACAAAAGAAGATGTCGGAAGCCTTCTCCGCCGTTGAGCCGGTGATCGAGCAGGTGTCAAAATCGGTCGACACCCTTCGCGCCGAGGCGGATCGTCTGAACGACGTCGAGCGCGACGGCATTCAATGGTGGATCGCGATGGCGATCGCATTGATTGCTTCTGGCGTGCTCGGCCTCGGCTTCGTCATCGGTCGCTCGGTATCGAGGCCGCTGTCCGCGATGCGGGCGGCAATGATCGAGCTTGCCAACGGCAATTTCGCGATCGTGCTACCAGGCCTCGAGCGTCCCGACGAGATCGGCGAGATCGCGCAGGCGGTGGAGACCTTCAAGGTCAACGCCGAGCGGAAGGCGCGGGACGAAGCCGAGGAGAAGGTCAGGCAGGACCAACTCGCCGCCGAGCGCCGCCGCGACGACATGATCCGGATGGCGGATAATTTCGAAGGCGCGGTCGGCCGGATCGTCGCCACAGTCTCATCGGCCGCGACCCAGCTCAAGGCCTCAGCCACCTTTCTCACCTCGACGGCCGGCCGGTCGGAGGAGCTCGCCACCATGGTCGAATCGGCGTCGGAAGAGGCGGCCACCAACGTGCAGTCGGTGGCATCGGCGGCGGAGGAGCTCAGCGCGTCAGTCAACGAGATCAGCCGCCGAGTGCAGGAATCGGCGCGCATCGCAGGCGAAGCAGTCGACCAGGCGCGCCAGACCAACAGCCGCGTCGGCGAGTTGTCGAAGGCGGCCACGCGCATCGGCGACGTGGTCGAGCTCATCAACACCATCGCTGGCCAGACCAATCTGCTTGCACTGAACGCAACCATCGAGGCTGCGCGCGCAGGCGAGGCCGGGCGCGGCTTTGCGGTGGTTGCATCCGAGGTCAAGGCGCTGGCCGAGCAGACCGCGAAGGCAACCGGCGATATCGGGCAGCAGATCTCCAGCATCCAGGCCGCGACGCAGGACTCGGTGAGTGCGATCAGGACCATCAGCGGCACGATCGAGCGGCTGTCGGAGATATCCTCGGCCATTGCCGCCGCCGTGGAAGAGCAGGGCGCCGCGACCGGCGAGATCTCGCGCAACGTGCAGAACGCTGCCGCCGGCACCACGCAGGTCAGCGCCAACATCAGCAACGTGCGGCAAGGCGCGACCGAGACCGGCTCGGCCTCCTCGCAGGTGCTCTCCGCCGCGCATTCGCTCTCCGACGACAGCAACCGCCTCAAGCTCGAGCTCGGCAAGTTTTTGGATACCGTGCGCACGGCTTGAAATCCTAAGCTCTCGACGGCAAGCTCCTCCGCCCGCGCCACTGCCGGCCGCAGGCCCTTGCGCCAGTCGGTGATGGTGCGGCCGAAGTGGTGACGGAACCAGCGCGCCATGGCGCTTTGCGCGGAAAAGCCGAGCTGCTCGGCGATCGTCGAGAGCGGCCGGCCGGGTTCTTCGAGCCGCTGGACGACGAGTTCGGCGCGCTGTGCGTCGAGTAAAAAGCGCTGGCTCGCCAGTTGCGAACCACTCACAGGGCGCGAAAGCGAGGTGCTGGAGCACCTGCGCGCGGCCAGATGACGCTCCAGCGGCCACCGACCTGCCGCGGAGGCGCCGCACGGAAACCCCAAATCGAACCGGTTCCTGACCTGCTGCGTCTCACCACGATGGCGAGGCGTTTTTCGCTGCATCCGGCTGGCGATGCGGCGACATTGGCAGGAGGAATTTGATGCGCACGATTGCAAGGGGGTCTGGCGACGACGAGCCTGGTCCTGGTGACGGCGGCGATTGCGCTGCCGTCTTGGGCGGCCGATCTGGATGCGACGTCGGCCATCGACGCCGTCACGGTCTATCCGGATGGCGCGAGCGTCACTCGCGTCATCACACTGGACTTGCCGCCGGGCGACTCGACACTGGTCGCAAAGGATTTTCCGCTCGGGCTCGACACTTCCTCCTTGCGGGTAGAGGGCGAGGCGGGTGCAAAGCTCACCATCGGCGCCATCGACGCGCGGCCGCCGCGCGCAGCCCCTCCGGTCAATCTTCCTGAGCTCGACAAGCGCATCGAGGCCCTGAAGGACGAGCGCGCGGACTTGCAGGGCGCGGCTGATGCGGCCAGTGCCCGGCGCAAGTTTGCCGAACGTTTTGCCGAGGCCTCTCCCGCCGGTATCGGCGAAAAGGGCGAGGCCCGGCCGATGACCGAGTGGCGCGCGGCCTTCTCGGCAGTTGCCGAGGAGATCGCCACCGCCGACACCGCGATTCGCGATGCCATGCGAAAGCAGCGCGAGATCGATCGCCAGATCGCCCAGCTCGAAGCCGATCGCGCGGCCAAGTCGCCGAGCAAGTTGGAGGTGCGGGTCGAAATCGCCTCGGCGGCCGCGACGAAAGCGACGCTGCGGGTGACCTACAATGTGCGCAATGCGCGCTGGGCGCCGCTCTACGACGCCCGCCTCGACACCGGCGCCCGAGATCACAAGCCGCAGCTCGAACTGGTCCGCCGCGCGGAAATCACACAGTCGACCGGCGAGGATTGGTCGAATGTCAGTCTCGGCGTTTCCACCGTTCGCGTCAGCCGCGGCGGCAGTGCGCCGGAACTGAATTCGCTGGTCGTCCGCTATCCGCAACTGGCGAAGCCGCTGGCCCTGGGAACGGCGTCGGACATGGCCATGCCAGCGCCGCCCATGACGCGACAGGCGCAATCGCCTGCGATGGCGAAGGCCGAGCCGGCTGAGACGCGCGAGCGTGCGGATGAGCAGCAGGCCAATGCCGAGATCGGCGATTTCCAGGCCGTCTATCAGATCGCGGGCCGCGTCAGCCTCGGCGCGAATGAGGGCGCCAAGAGCCTGCTCATCTCCACCATGACCGTCACCCCGGACCTCGCCATCCGCGCCGCGCCGGTGGTGGATCCGACCGCCTATCTCGAGGCCTCATTCAAGCTCGCCGACGACACCACCCTTTTGCCCGGCAAGGTCGCGATCTTTCGCGACGGCGTGTTCGTCGGTCGCAGCAGGTTCTCCACCGCCGCACGGACCGAGGCGGTCCGCCTCGGCTTCGGCGCCGACGACAAGGTCAAGATCGAGCGTTCGGTGATCCGGCAGAACGAGGGTACGGCGGGCGTGATCTCTTCGTCAAAGACCGATGCGCGCTCGTTCCGGACCGTCATTCGCAACGGTCATGATTTCCTGATCCGGATCTCGATCGAGGATCAGCTTCCGGTCAGCGAGAACGAGGACATCGCGGTCGAGGTGTTGCCCGCGACCACGCCGCCCACGACGACCAACCTGCGCGACAAGCGCGGTGTGATGGAATGGGCGTTCGACGCCAAGCCCGCCGAAATCAAGGAGATCAAGTTCGGCTGGCGCGTGCGCTGGCCCAAGGACAAGGGCATCGTCATGGCGCCGGCGGGATGACACTGAAACCACATCGTCCCGCTCTCCTATCCCTCGGTCATGCCCCGCGAAAGCGGGGCATCCAGTACGCCGCGGCTTATCGATTTTGGCACGACCGTCTTGGAGTACTGGATCGCCCGGTCAAGCCGGGCGATGACGGCGTTATGTGGAGAGGAAGTCCGCCAACTCGAGCAGCACGAACTCGACATCATCGGACTTGCTCGATTCGCGGCTTGAGGAGAATTTACTCCTTTACCGCGCCGGTCAGCGAGGACACGTAGTAGTCCACGAACAGCGAATAGAAGATCGCGACCGGCAGCGAGCCGAGCAGCGATCCCGCCATCAGCGCTCCCCATTGATAGACATCGCCGGTGACGAGCTCGGTCAGGATCGCGACCGGCACAGTCTTGTTGGCGCCGCTCTGGATGAAGGCGAGCGCATAGATGAATTCGTTCCAGGATAGCGTGAAGGAGAAGATGCCGGCCGAGATCAGCCCGGGCACCGCCAGCGGCAGCGTGATCCGCCGCAGGATCTGGAGCCGCGTCGCGCCGTCCACCAGCGCGCATTCCTCGAGCTCATAGGGGATCGACTTGAAATAGCCGATCAGGAGCCAGGTGCAGAACGGCACCAGGAAGGTCGGATAGACCAGGATCAGCGCCAATGGGCTGTCGAACAGGCCGAACTGCACCACCACGGTCGCGAGCGGAATGAACAGGATCGAGGGCGGCACCAGATAGGCGAGATAGATGCCGAGGCCGACATAGGGGCTGCCGCGGAACCGCAGGCGCTCGATCGCATAGGCCGCCAGCGTGCTCGCAAACAGCGACAGCGTGGTCGAGCCGATCGCGACGAACATCGTCGTCTTCAGCCAGCGCGGATAGGCCGTGTCGAACAAGAGGTGCTTGACATGCGCCAGGGTCGGCGAGGTGATCCAGAACGGATTGTGGGCCTTGTAGTTCAGGAGTTCGGCGTTCGGCTTGAACGCGGTGACCGCCATCCAGTAGAACGGAAACAGCAGGATCAGCACGAAGCAGCTGAGTGGCAGATAGATCATCATCACCCGCCGCGCGCGGGTATCCCAGGCCATGGTGTCGGGCGCCGCATTCGCAACGGCGGTGGGTCGAGCGACGGCGTCAGTCATTGGCTTCCCCCTGCTGCCATTTGCGCCGCGCAAGGCCAAAATAGGAAAACAGCGTCGCGAACACCAGGAACGGGATCATCGAGACCGCAATCGCGGCACCCTCGCCGAGCTCGCCGCCGGCGATGCCGCGCTGGAAGGCCAGCGTTGCGAGCAAGTGCGTCGAGTTCACGGGGCCGCCGCGGGTGATGGCATAGACGAGCTGGAAGTCGGTGAAGGTGAAGATAATCGAGAAGGTCATGACGATGGCGAGGATCGGCATCATCATCGGGAAGGTGATGAAGCGGAAGCGCTGCCAGGCGCTGGCGCCGTCGAGCATCGCGGCCTCATAGAGCGAGGGCGAGATGGTCTGGAGGCCAGCAAGCAGCGAGATCGCGACGAAGGGAATGCCGCGCCAGATATTGGCCGCGATCAGCGAGAAACGCGCCGGCCAGGGCGTGCCGAGGAAGTCGATATTGCTGGTGCGCCAATGCAGCACGTCGACCAGCAGATAGGAGATGATCGAGAACTGGGGATCGTAGATCCACCAGAACGCCAGCGCCGAGAGCACCGTCGGCACGATCCAGGGCAACAGCACGATCGCGCGCAGCAGGCTCTTGAACCGGAAGTGGTTGTTGAGCAGCAGCGCCAGCCAGAAGCCCAGCGCGAATTTTCCAAACGTTGCGACGGCCGTATAAAGCACGCTGTAGAACACCGCGTTCCACCACAGGGGATCGCTCAGCAGGTACTGGAAATTCTCGAGGCCTACGAAGATGCCGCGCCGGCCGATCGTGGTGTCGGTGAAGGCGAGCCAGATGCCGAGGCCGAGGGGGTAGGTGAGGAACACCGTGAGCAGCCCGATCGCCGGTGCGAGGCACATCACGATCAGGAACGGCTTGTAGTCGAACAAACGCACGAGCCATGAGGGCTGTCGCTGTGCCAGGACCTGTGGGAGTGTGGTTACGGACATCGCAGTCGTCCTGGTCCGAATGTCATGACACCGTCATTGCGAGCGAAGCGAAGCAATCCAGTCTGTCTACGGGGATGCACTCTGGATTGCTTCGTCGCTCCGCTCCTCGCAATGACGGCGCTCAAGGCACTACCTCCGGAAGTACCGCTTCGCGCGGCGCTCCGCCTCGGCCGCCGCTTGCTCCGGCGTTGCCGCATCGGTCGCCACCGAGGCGCACATCTGTACCAGCACGTAGTCGGCGCGGATGGCGCCTGTCGCCGTCGAGATCGGACCCTTGTAGCCATCCCAGTACTCGTTCTTCATGGTGTCCTTGAAGATCGCCACCTTCGGGTCACCCGACCACACCGCCGCATCGGCATAGGCTGCGAGCGGCTGCGCCCAGTAGCCGCTGTTGGCATTGAGCCACGGCTCGTACTGCTCCTTCTCCAGCATGAACTGGAGGAACGCCTTCGCCGCGTTCGGATACGGGCTGTGCTTGAACACCATGGCATTCAGCGTCAGGCCGCCCATCGGATAGGTCGCAGCGAGTCCCTTCGGCGAAAACTGATGCTCGGTGTCTTCCGCAATCGCGGCGGTCGCCGGATCTTTCTTCAGCGCGAAATAAAGCGATACGCCGTTGGACGTAAGCGCGATCTCCTCG
This genomic interval from Bradyrhizobium sp. CB82 contains the following:
- a CDS encoding methyl-accepting chemotaxis protein: MRPPSLRLAHKITAIGIIGVVGVALIGGIHLYGEKAMAVYRDAAESARTIFELNSRIAVELLEGRRAEKDFLLRNDAAKVQRQIEIARQVADDIETLRGKIVALGRPELGREIEAMNASLKDYQAHFVAVVEQKQKLGLDEKSGLEGRLRASVHDIEAKVDQLHEVPLLVTMLMMRRHEKDFMLRRDPKYGDEMKKRASEFLAGVDAAAVPDGAKAELRAKLADYQRDFSAWMDTALALAVEQKKMSEAFSAVEPVIEQVSKSVDTLRAEADRLNDVERDGIQWWIAMAIALIASGVLGLGFVIGRSVSRPLSAMRAAMIELANGNFAIVLPGLERPDEIGEIAQAVETFKVNAERKARDEAEEKVRQDQLAAERRRDDMIRMADNFEGAVGRIVATVSSAATQLKASATFLTSTAGRSEELATMVESASEEAATNVQSVASAAEELSASVNEISRRVQESARIAGEAVDQARQTNSRVGELSKAATRIGDVVELINTIAGQTNLLALNATIEAARAGEAGRGFAVVASEVKALAEQTAKATGDIGQQISSIQAATQDSVSAIRTISGTIERLSEISSAIAAAVEEQGAATGEISRNVQNAAAGTTQVSANISNVRQGATETGSASSQVLSAAHSLSDDSNRLKLELGKFLDTVRTA
- a CDS encoding mucoidy inhibitor MuiA family protein; the protein is MQGGLATTSLVLVTAAIALPSWAADLDATSAIDAVTVYPDGASVTRVITLDLPPGDSTLVAKDFPLGLDTSSLRVEGEAGAKLTIGAIDARPPRAAPPVNLPELDKRIEALKDERADLQGAADAASARRKFAERFAEASPAGIGEKGEARPMTEWRAAFSAVAEEIATADTAIRDAMRKQREIDRQIAQLEADRAAKSPSKLEVRVEIASAAATKATLRVTYNVRNARWAPLYDARLDTGARDHKPQLELVRRAEITQSTGEDWSNVSLGVSTVRVSRGGSAPELNSLVVRYPQLAKPLALGTASDMAMPAPPMTRQAQSPAMAKAEPAETRERADEQQANAEIGDFQAVYQIAGRVSLGANEGAKSLLISTMTVTPDLAIRAAPVVDPTAYLEASFKLADDTTLLPGKVAIFRDGVFVGRSRFSTAARTEAVRLGFGADDKVKIERSVIRQNEGTAGVISSSKTDARSFRTVIRNGHDFLIRISIEDQLPVSENEDIAVEVLPATTPPTTTNLRDKRGVMEWAFDAKPAEIKEIKFGWRVRWPKDKGIVMAPAG
- a CDS encoding carbohydrate ABC transporter permease encodes the protein MTDAVARPTAVANAAPDTMAWDTRARRVMMIYLPLSCFVLILLFPFYWMAVTAFKPNAELLNYKAHNPFWITSPTLAHVKHLLFDTAYPRWLKTTMFVAIGSTTLSLFASTLAAYAIERLRFRGSPYVGLGIYLAYLVPPSILFIPLATVVVQFGLFDSPLALILVYPTFLVPFCTWLLIGYFKSIPYELEECALVDGATRLQILRRITLPLAVPGLISAGIFSFTLSWNEFIYALAFIQSGANKTVPVAILTELVTGDVYQWGALMAGSLLGSLPVAIFYSLFVDYYVSSLTGAVKE
- a CDS encoding sugar ABC transporter permease gives rise to the protein MSVTTLPQVLAQRQPSWLVRLFDYKPFLIVMCLAPAIGLLTVFLTYPLGLGIWLAFTDTTIGRRGIFVGLENFQYLLSDPLWWNAVFYSVLYTAVATFGKFALGFWLALLLNNHFRFKSLLRAIVLLPWIVPTVLSALAFWWIYDPQFSIISYLLVDVLHWRTSNIDFLGTPWPARFSLIAANIWRGIPFVAISLLAGLQTISPSLYEAAMLDGASAWQRFRFITFPMMMPILAIVMTFSIIFTFTDFQLVYAITRGGPVNSTHLLATLAFQRGIAGGELGEGAAIAVSMIPFLVFATLFSYFGLARRKWQQGEAND